The Lottiidibacillus patelloidae nucleotide sequence TGTAGAAGGTCATAAAGGACAGCTAGTGATTGGAAAGCTACAAGGAAAAACAGTAATTGCAATGCAAGGACGCTTTCACTTTTATGAAGGTTATTCATTAGAAAAGGTAACGTTCCCTGTTCGTGTCATGAAAGAAATTGGAGTTAAAAATATTATTGTTACTAATGCAGCTGGAGGAGTTAATGAAGATTTCAGTGCTGGAGATTTAATGGTAATTACAGACCACATAAATAATACTAGCGTAAACCCGTTAATTGGACCTAATGATTCTGCATTTGGTGTTCGTTTTCCGGACATGTCGGACGCCTACAATAAAGAGCTATCAATGCAAGCGTTGGAAGTAGGGAAGAAATTAAATATTCCTCTTCAAAAAGGTGTATATGTTGGAAATACTGGTCCTAGTTACGAGACCCCTGCTGAAGTTCGAATGATTCGTAAATTAGGTGGAGACGCTGTTGGAATGTCAACGGTTCCAGAAGTTATTGTTGCAAGACATGCTGGAATGAAAGTGTTAGGAATATCTTGCATTTCAAATATGGCAGCAGGAATTTTAGATCAGCCATTAACGCATGATGAAGTAATGGAAACGACGGAAATGGTTAAAGAAAACTTCTTATCACTAGTAAAAGAAATCATTAAAGAAATGGAATTATAATTAAAGGAGCGGATTACGATGGAAAATGTTATGCAAAAAATGACGGAAGCTGCAGAGGCTATAAAAAATAAAATTAATGTTCAACCTACTTTCGGATTAATTTTAGGTTCTGGTTTGGGAGAATTAGCAGATGAAGTGGAGAACGCTGTAAAAATTGATTATCACGAAATTCCAAACTTCCCAGTTTCAACGGTAGAAGGTCATGCAGGGAGACTAGTAATTGGTGAACTGCACGGTAAAACAGTAGTAGCAATGCAAGGGAGATTCCATTATTATGAAGGATACTCAATGCAAGAAGTTACTTTCCCAGTTCGAGTAATGAAAGCTTTAGGTGTTGAAACAATTATTGTAACAAATGCATGTGGTGGTATGAACAGTGAGTTTGAAGCTGGTGACTTAATGCTAATTACAGATCATATTAATATG carries:
- a CDS encoding purine-nucleoside phosphorylase is translated as MKIEMIKKAADFLQENISETPEIGLILGSGLGILADEIEEAKKFPYEEIPEFPVSTVEGHKGQLVIGKLQGKTVIAMQGRFHFYEGYSLEKVTFPVRVMKEIGVKNIIVTNAAGGVNEDFSAGDLMVITDHINNTSVNPLIGPNDSAFGVRFPDMSDAYNKELSMQALEVGKKLNIPLQKGVYVGNTGPSYETPAEVRMIRKLGGDAVGMSTVPEVIVARHAGMKVLGISCISNMAAGILDQPLTHDEVMETTEMVKENFLSLVKEIIKEMEL